The Candida orthopsilosis Co 90-125, chromosome 7 draft sequence genome has a window encoding:
- a CDS encoding Gos1 protein (S. cerevisiae homolog GOS1 has SNAP receptor activity, has role in Golgi vesicle transport, vesicle fusion and localizes to Golgi medial cisterna, SNARE complex), translated as MSSSSFTQIRSQALNLEKQTESLLARFSQFQNQLSQSLESTPDEESIKQQIIDTLSKRDATIAKLNRISESSTTELSTSKLQQITRHEQNLQDHKNSFQRIDSILIEERNRNNLLFTVQSDISNHKRRNTPANALDTDPDSYILEESQRADNVNSIADRLLQSAYNTRDELINQRQYLQNAQSTILGTIQSVPGINVLISKINSRRKRDTLILATVIAVCILLLFFV; from the coding sequence ATGTCCTCCTCCTCATTCACCCAAATAAGATCACAGGCGCTAAATTTGGAGAAGCAGACTGAGTCATTATTAGCAAGATTCTCTCAGTTTCAAAACCAGCTATCACAATCATTGGAAAGTACACCAGACGAAGAATCAATTAAGCAACAAATCATCGATACATTATCTAAACGAGATGCCACTATTGCAAAACTTAACAGAATCAGTGAATCATCCACCACTGAATTAAGTACTtcaaaattgcaacaaattACTCGTCATGAACAAAATTTACAAGATCACAAGAATTCATTCCAGCGTATTGATTCTATATTAATTGAAGAACGAAATCGTAATAATTTGTTATTCACAGTGCAATCAGACATATCCAATCATAAGAGACGCAATACACCTGCGAACGCATTGGACACTGACCCTGATTCATACATCCTTGAAGAAAGTCAACGAGCAGACAATGTTAATTCGATAGCTGATAGGTTGTTGCAAAGTGCATATAACACTCGAGACGAGTTGATAAACCAACGACAATACTTGCAAAATGCTCAACTGACGATATTAGGGACTATTCAAAGTGTTCCAGGTATAAATGTGCTTATCCTGAAGATTAATTCCAGAAGAAAAAGGGATACATTAATTTTAGCCACTGTTATTGCTGTTTGTATATtacttttgttctttgtaTAG
- a CDS encoding Ste18 protein (protein similar to S. cerevisiae Ste18p), translated as MDDQIEKQIQLIKLKRIQELNNRLKETLKRERIPASKACALIIDYVEETPDYLIPYNWKLPIDQNKFAKYNSFKQTRQTQQSSGCCIIM; from the exons ATGGACGATCAGATCgaaaaacaaatacaactaatcaagttgaaaagaatTCAAGAATTAAACAATCGGCTCAAGGAGACTTTGAAACGAGAGAGAATACCAGCATCTAAAGCTTGTGCATT AATTATTGATTACGTTGAAGAGACTCCTGATTATCTTATCCCTTATAATTGGAAATTACCCATTGACCAGAACAAGTTTGCTAAATACAATTCGTTTAAACAGACACgtcaaactcaacaaagTAGCGGGTGCTGTATAATTATGTGA
- a CDS encoding Erv2 protein (S. cerevisiae homolog ERV2 has thiol oxidase activity, has role in protein thiol-disulfide exchange and localizes to microsome) has protein sequence MTFYFISDPDLTPGPTPTTTNSNMSKYTRRPIVTTISLLSLICIIYFMSSSSQNLESSLGKVRSPINLNSDTFQSNLDTLLQRQVGQSNDQVQKPLEEPPSGANNMDPAAPKQQQEDEEANPKDAPNGGVDVAQAFMPKMANETLKAELGRASWRLFHTILARYPDEPSTHERTTLGNYIQLFAQVYPCGDCARHFQQLLSKYPPQTKSRKTAALWGCDIHNKVNDRLGKPQYDCTTILEDYDCGCGSDEQEADSTLKGESLEHLKGLKVEKEELQRGG, from the coding sequence ATGACATTTTATTTCATATCAGATCCTGATCTAACACCAGGGCCAACTCCCACTACAACTAACTCAAACATGCTGAAGTATACAAGAAGACCAATTGTCACgacaatttcattactCTCGTTAATATGTATCATCTATTTCATGTCATCATCGTCACAGAATTTGGAATCTTCATTAGGTAAAGTGAGATCGCcaataaatttaaattcaGATACATTTCAATCTAATTTAGATACATTGTTGCAGAGACAAGTCGGACAACTGAATGATCAAGTGCAGAAGCCATTAGAGGAGCCGCCCTCAGGTGCAAACAATATGGACCCCGCCGCTCcgaaacaacaacaagaagacgaagaagCCAACCCCAAGGATGCTCCTAATGGCGGTGTTGACGTAGCACAAGCATTTATGCCCAAGATGGCCAATGAAACTTTGAAAGCTGAATTGGGTCGCGCATCATGGCGTTTATTCCACACTATATTAGCTAGATACCCTGATGAGCCATCAACTCATGAACGTACGACGTTGGGCAACtatattcaattatttgCTCAGGTATACCCTTGTGGAGACTGTGCTCGTCATTTCCAACAGTTGTTGAGCAAGTACCCACCACAAACCAAGTCGCGTAAAACTGCTGCTTTATGGGGATGCGACATACATAACAAAGTTAATGATCGTTTGGGTAAACCACAGTATGATTGTACTACGATTCTCGAAGATTATGATTGTGGATGTGGCTCTGATGAACAAGAGGCTGACTCTACTTTGAAAGGTGAGAGTTTGGAACATTTGAAAGGATTAAAGGTGGAGAAGGAAGAGTTACAAAGAGGTGGTTGA
- a CDS encoding membrane-localized protein has protein sequence MQSNQSLSNNYPAYNLVQLSVQQEKKNSPTKHHQHSIQSLTSIIMKLTSAISWSLIAYTAFGASDAAAPGPSSNYPVIRNVDEPKTGLSYKDEQLCLDGFFNWVEYDEEYIDENLIPLFNQHLEYIWSPRQKPGLPEITFKPKLFVNILGGELNTEPSFETKSSQSYADFWFKTTLKYGRQLTDVMNFMGIEHGVDDHFKYFGEQRNRIWQNHQDNLKQQIINYSPTNDGMFSYELASLVHLRDFARDVRLHNDAKFIIQMSSFASIKNKIGANSTTYKHAVGSLENILESLNVYFDILVVESPNYTPKDRLQKKSQVRSAASAPAFGYASKQACEVATDKCSAHGECKENKDQWSCVCEPSFNKTTSKTTTWVGYDCGKKDVSVPANLFLWTTIALVLSLVGGIKLLASVGSDPLPGVLDAATLPTKKTI, from the coding sequence ATGCAATCAAACCAGAGCTTATCAAATAATTATCCTGCATATAACTTAGTTCAACTAAGTGTCCAgcaagagaaaaaaaactcACCAACtaaacatcaccaacactCCATTCAATCGCTAACCTCAATCATCATGAAATTGACAAGTGCAATAAGCTGGTCATTGATAGCATATACAGCATTTGGTGCAAGTGATGCTGCTGCCCCGGGACCATCCTCAAACTACCCTGTGATTCGTAATGTTGATGAACCGAAAACAGGACTCTCTTACAAGGATGAACAACTATGCCTTGATggttttttcaattgggtCGAATATGACGAGGAATACATTGACGAAAACTTGATACCATTGTTTAACCAACACTTGGAATACATATGGTCACCAAGGCAGAAACCTGGATTGCCAGAAATAACATTCAAGCCCAAATTATTTGTCAATATCCTTGGAGGTGAATTGAATACCGAGCcaagttttgaaacaaagtCACTGCAATCATATGCTGATTTCTGGTTTAAAACTACATTAAAATACGGGAGACAGCTAACTGATGTGATGAATTTTATGGGCATAGAACATGGAGTGGACGATcatttcaaatattttggtgaacaaagaaacagaatttggcaaaatcaTCAGGACAatttaaaacaacaaataatCAACTATAGCCCTACCAATGATGGTATGTTTTCTTATGAGTTAGCCTCATTAGTTCATTTACGTGACTTTGCAAGGGATGTAAGATTACAtaatgatgcaaaatttatAATTCAAATGTCATCGTTTGCgtcaatcaaaaacaaaatcgGAGCAAATTCAACCACATACAAACATGCAGTGGGATCACTAGAAAATATACTCGAATCACTAAATGTgtattttgatattttggtTGTGGAATCACCAAATTACACACCAAAGGATCgtttgcaaaaaaaatcacAAGTGAGATCTGCAGCTTCAGCACCTGCATTCGGATACGCCAGTAAGCAAGCTTGTGAAGTTGCCACTGACAAGTGTTCGGCTCATGGTGAATGcaaagaaaataaagatCAATGGAGTTGTGTTTGTGAACCCAGCTTTAACAAAACAACGTCAAAGACCACAACTTGGGTAGGATACGACTGTGGTAAAAAGGATGTCTCGGTACCTGCCAATTTGTTCCTTTGGACTACTATTGCATTGGTGTTGTCCTTAGTCGGCGGTATCAAATTATTGGCTAGTGTTGGATCAGATCCTTTGCCTGGAGTATTGGATGCTGCCACTTTACCAACGAAAAAGACAATTTAA
- a CDS encoding Hot13 protein (S. cerevisiae homolog HOT13 has role in protein import into mitochondrial intermembrane space and to mitochondrial intermembrane space) produces MTTVIDQTQQIYNSDYTIKGQLVDSHTRCVHYHSQLDIIALRFKCCPNTFYPCFKCHDELNNHSIDKFHVGDHDKVVICGDCFTQLTADEYLKSGSICPSCQGRFNPGCSLHYKLYFEF; encoded by the coding sequence ATGACTACTGTGATTGACCAAACCCAACAAATTTACAACTCGGATTACACTATCAAAGGACAACTAGTTGATTCTCACACACGATGCGTCCACTACCACTCACAATTGGACATTATTGCTCTCCGATTCAAATGCTGTCCAAACACATTCTACCCTTGTTTCAAGTGTcatgatgaattgaacaatCATAGTATAGACAAGTTTCATGTTGGAGATCATGACAAGGTGGTTATTTGTGGAGATTGTTTTACACAATTGACAGCTGATGAGTATTTGAAGAGTGGGTCAATTTGTCCTCTGTGTCAAGGTAGGTTTAATCCTGGCTGCTCGTTGCATTAcaaattgtattttgagttttga
- a CDS encoding Nbp2 h (protein containing an SH3 domain), whose product MSPRFPPNTKIKDFGYPESHPLHFTASIRHLRKGRSSSDYEASDDATSSDNTSTTSSSVTSERRSRHHGNSNYEDFEGYDYEAELEEDEYGDDDDEYEKDEINCEARAIFDFQPENDNEIGLLEGQVIWISYRHGQGWLVAEDPETGENGLVPEEYVELIGLLERTDEREEDVAKPFLPEILRNDEPIGEIRGSEDEWVDTDEESLKSNVDITEDKTRGDETSVDELDKSVHEMKI is encoded by the coding sequence atgagTCCTCGATTCCCACCAAATACCAAGATAAAAGATTTTGGGTACCCTGAATCACACCCATTACATTTCACAGCATCGATAAGACATTTGAGAAAAGGGAGATCATCTAGTGACTATGAAGCATCTGATGATGCAACTTCTTCCGATAACACATCCACTACATCATCTTCGGTCACCTCTGAGCGCCGATCGCGACATCATGGAAACTCAAACTATGAAGACTTTGAGGGATACGATTATGAAGCAGAGctagaagaagatgaatatGGCgacgacgatgatgaatatgagAAAGATGAGATAAATTGTGAGGCTCGTGCcatatttgattttcaacCTGAAAATGACAATGAAATCGGTTTACTAGAAGGTCAGGTGATATGGATTAGTTACAGACATGGTCAAGGATGGCTAGTTGCAGAAGACCCTGAAACTGGAGAGAATGGACTTGTCCCCGAAGAATATGTTGAATTAATCGGACTACTCGAGAGAACAGATGAAAGGGAAGAAGATGTGGCCAAGCCATTCTTGCCCGAAATATTACGAAATGATGAACCTATAGGGGAGATACGAGGATCAGAGGATGAATGGGTGGACACAGATGAGGAGTCTCTAAAGCTGAATGTGGATATAACTGAGGACAAAACAAGGGGAGATGAAACTCTGGTGGATGAGTTGGATAAGTCAGTACatgaaatgaaaatatgA